From one Nonomuraea polychroma genomic stretch:
- a CDS encoding S-4TM family putative pore-forming effector: MNLSTDPGGVHGIPPRAIHERQLDDAMLLLQRAAAASHQRGQLLEAVRVTAAVALAAAGVLITLIGHGRTAVSIVGFFWFVVSAFLLKGLAGNTARQGALLQEMFDIALFHLPWRATVAGDPIPQPDVRRLARKLPRGGAKDKRITDGWYDPTNDVHHPYDVFIAQEQNLAWDARLRRRYSHLIAATAILWTTIGLVVGLAVADATLLDTLLSFFVPSLAAYQISYEIWSGQRKVADERDRLTKVVNTELHNGRPGPVPDDEWHRLRNVARDVQDGVLRTRLDTTRVPEWFYKRFRDDDERDFGDTAEGHRVRLAQDTPNSPP, from the coding sequence ATGAACCTCTCCACCGATCCCGGCGGCGTCCATGGGATACCGCCTCGGGCCATCCACGAGCGGCAACTCGACGACGCCATGCTGCTCCTCCAGCGCGCCGCAGCGGCAAGTCACCAACGCGGCCAGCTCCTCGAAGCCGTGCGCGTCACCGCCGCCGTCGCGCTCGCCGCCGCCGGTGTCCTGATCACGCTGATCGGCCACGGCCGGACAGCCGTCTCGATCGTCGGGTTCTTCTGGTTCGTCGTCTCAGCGTTCCTGCTCAAGGGCCTCGCCGGGAACACCGCCCGCCAGGGCGCCCTGCTCCAGGAGATGTTCGACATCGCCCTATTCCACTTGCCGTGGCGCGCCACCGTTGCAGGCGACCCCATCCCCCAACCCGACGTCCGCCGGCTCGCGCGCAAACTCCCCCGAGGCGGCGCGAAGGACAAGCGCATCACCGACGGCTGGTACGACCCCACCAACGACGTCCACCACCCCTACGACGTGTTCATCGCCCAGGAACAGAACCTCGCCTGGGACGCCCGCCTCCGCCGCCGCTACAGCCACCTCATCGCCGCCACCGCGATCCTGTGGACCACCATCGGCCTCGTCGTCGGTCTCGCGGTCGCGGACGCCACGCTGCTCGACACCCTCCTCAGCTTCTTCGTCCCGTCCCTGGCGGCCTACCAGATCTCCTACGAGATCTGGTCCGGCCAACGAAAGGTGGCCGACGAACGCGACCGACTCACCAAGGTCGTCAACACCGAGCTACACAACGGACGCCCCGGCCCCGTCCCCGACGACGAATGGCACCGCCTACGGAACGTCGCACGGGACGTGCAGGACGGCGTACTCCGCACCCGCCTGGACACCACCCGAGTACCCGAGTGGTTCTACAAACGCTTCCGCGACGACGACGAACGCGACTTCGGCGACACCGCAGAAGGCCACCGCGTCCGCCTCGCCCAAGACACACCTAATTCGCCGCCGTAG